A genomic stretch from Leptospira licerasiae serovar Varillal str. VAR 010 includes:
- a CDS encoding DinB family protein — protein sequence MIDPEYCVALAEYNRWQNESLLNVSEKLKPGELEEDKKLFFGSIAKTWNHIIMMDLSWLDRFHSRPIQKLDFQEIQFSDFAELKKLRTELDSTISEWVKTITSEWLAKDLKFYSYMYKKEITLPIWLLITHFFNHQTHHRSQISTALLQSGLDYGVTDIPWNPFYPKSR from the coding sequence ATGATAGATCCGGAATATTGTGTCGCATTGGCAGAATACAATCGTTGGCAAAACGAATCCTTATTAAACGTTTCTGAAAAATTGAAGCCGGGGGAATTGGAAGAAGACAAAAAACTATTCTTCGGATCGATAGCGAAGACTTGGAATCATATCATCATGATGGATCTTTCCTGGTTAGATAGATTCCATTCTAGACCGATCCAAAAATTGGATTTTCAGGAAATACAATTTTCGGACTTTGCAGAACTCAAAAAACTTAGGACTGAATTAGATTCGACGATTTCGGAATGGGTAAAAACCATTACCTCAGAGTGGCTTGCAAAAGATCTGAAGTTTTACAGTTACATGTACAAAAAAGAGATCACGTTGCCGATCTGGCTTCTGATCACTCATTTTTTCAATCATCAGACCCATCATCGCAGTCAAATTTCCACAGCATTATTACAAAGCGGATTGGATTATGGAGTCACTGATATTCCTTGGAATCCTTTTTATCCGAAATCTAGATAA